A single window of Hyphomicrobiales bacterium DNA harbors:
- a CDS encoding Molybdopterin molybdenumtransferase, whose amino-acid sequence MIARLRERCFRASSVLVSFETARTAALDMVRPHGRIEHVPIAAAAGRVLARDLAAPHALPPFDQAAMDGYALRFPDRENIRPNLPITGRTEAGDPPGLLLPGTAHSVMTGGILPQGADTVVMLEQAVRRGDSIDIAPGSARGSHIRRAGEDVPAGSLALEQGRHIRWPEIALLAAFGIESVPVAEPVRIAVLVTGSELRGPGKPLPAGSIHDSNGPMLAALLRESGMDISVQRVDDDGAAIAAELARLAGKADIVVTTAGMSVGARDHVPDAVMAIGGQLDIFKIAMKPGKPLALGRIGGAVYVGLPGNPQAVACGALAFLRPMIDAMLGCPAKAPFMAEAAFARGIRSADRTELLPVRLCNRNGRLVAERVGPEGSHRLAPIAAADAMAIIPAPRPLDPGTLVEILPFARMLPKGD is encoded by the coding sequence ATGATCGCGCGTCTTCGCGAGCGCTGTTTCCGCGCGAGCAGCGTCCTCGTCTCTTTTGAAACAGCGCGTACGGCCGCCCTGGACATGGTGCGACCGCATGGCCGGATCGAGCATGTGCCGATTGCGGCGGCGGCGGGCCGCGTCCTGGCACGCGACCTCGCGGCGCCGCATGCGCTGCCGCCTTTCGATCAGGCCGCGATGGATGGCTACGCGCTCCGTTTTCCCGATCGCGAGAATATTCGCCCGAACCTGCCTATCACCGGGCGGACCGAGGCGGGCGATCCGCCCGGGCTCCTGCTGCCGGGAACAGCGCATAGCGTCATGACGGGTGGAATCCTCCCGCAGGGCGCCGACACGGTGGTGATGCTTGAGCAAGCCGTCCGGCGCGGCGACAGCATCGACATCGCTCCAGGCAGCGCACGCGGGAGCCATATCCGCCGGGCCGGAGAAGATGTTCCGGCAGGCTCCCTGGCCCTTGAGCAGGGGCGGCACATTCGCTGGCCCGAGATCGCGCTGCTAGCCGCCTTCGGCATCGAAAGCGTCCCCGTTGCGGAGCCGGTTCGCATCGCCGTGCTCGTGACGGGTTCCGAGCTGCGGGGGCCCGGCAAACCATTGCCGGCTGGCTCCATCCATGATTCCAACGGACCAATGCTCGCGGCGCTGCTGCGGGAATCGGGGATGGATATCAGCGTGCAGAGGGTCGATGACGATGGCGCGGCGATTGCCGCAGAGCTCGCGCGCCTCGCCGGCAAAGCCGACATCGTGGTCACGACGGCGGGCATGTCGGTCGGAGCCCGCGATCACGTCCCGGATGCCGTCATGGCGATCGGCGGCCAGCTCGATATCTTCAAGATCGCCATGAAACCCGGCAAGCCATTGGCGCTCGGCCGCATCGGCGGTGCCGTCTACGTCGGCCTGCCAGGCAATCCGCAGGCTGTTGCCTGTGGCGCGCTCGCCTTTTTGCGCCCGATGATCGATGCGATGCTTGGCTGTCCGGCGAAGGCGCCGTTCATGGCCGAGGCGGCCTTCGCGCGCGGCATCCGTTCCGCCGATCGCACCGAACTGCTCCCCGTACGCCTTTGCAACCGGAACGGCCGGCTCGTCGCGGAGAGGGTCGGTCCCGAGGGTTCGCACCGCCTGGCGCCCATCGCCGCCGCCGATGCGATGGCCATCATTCCGGCGCCTCGGCCGCTCGACCCCGGCACGCTCGTCGAAATCCTGCCGTTCGCGCGGATGCTGCCGAAAGGGGACTGA